The Prunus persica cultivar Lovell chromosome G8, Prunus_persica_NCBIv2, whole genome shotgun sequence genome includes a region encoding these proteins:
- the LOC18767137 gene encoding germin-like protein subfamily 1 member 14 gives MKGVHCLISTLAILAFATFLASASDPSPLQDFCVALKDIKDGVFVNGKFCKDPKLANANDFFFSGLQNPRNTQNPVGSNVTAVNVDNLAGLNTLGISLARLDFAPNGLNPPHTHPRASEILAVLEGTLYVGFVTSNGDGNRLFTKVLNKGDVFVFPIGLIHFQLNVGHVNAVAFAGLSSQNPGVITIANAVFGSKPPINPDVLTKAFQVDNKVVDYLQKQFWYDNN, from the exons ATGAAAGGTGTTCATTGTCTCATAAGCACTCTTGCCATATTGGCATTTGCAACGTTCCTTGCCTCTGCCTCTGACCCCAGTCCTCTGCAGGACTTCTGTGTAGCACTTAAGGACATCAAAGATGGTG TGTTTGTGAATGGGAAATTCTGCAAGGACCCAAAGCTTGCCAATGCAAatgatttcttcttttctgggCTTCAAAATCCAAGAAACACACAAAATCCGGTTGGTTCAAATGTGACAGCTGTGAATGTGGACAACCTAGCAGGACTGAACACTCTTGGCATATCCTTGGCCCGCCTAGACTTTGCACCAAATGGCCTAAACCCTCCTCACACTCACCCTCGTGCCTCCGAAATCCTTGCGGTCTTGGAAGGAACACTCTATGTTGGTTTCGTCACATCCAACGGTGATGGCAATCGCCTATTCACCAAAGTGTTGAACAAGGGAGATGTGTTTGTGTTCCCAATTGGCCTCATTCACTTTCAACTCAATGTGGGACATGTCAACGCTGTAGCCTTTGCTGGGCTCAGCAGCCAGAACCCAGGAGTGATCACCATAGCCAATGCAGTGTTTGGCTCCAAGCCTCCCATCAATCCTGATGTTCTAACCAAGGCCTTCCAAGTCGATAATAAGGTGGTTGACTATCTCCAGAAACAGTTCTGGTACGACAAcaattag
- the LOC18766752 gene encoding germin-like protein subfamily 1 member 11 yields the protein MEGVHFLINTLAILAFATILVFASDPSPLQDFCVALNDTKSAVFVNGKFCKDPKLANANDFFFSGLQIARSTQNPLGSTVTAVNVDQIAGLNTLGISLARIDFARNGLNPPHTHPRATEILLVLEGTLYVGFVTSNADNNRLFTKVLNKGDVFVFPIGLIHFQLNVGEGDAVAQAALSSQNPGVITIANAVFGSDPPINPEVLAKAFQVDNKAVEYLQKQFWYDNNN from the exons ATGGAAGGTGTTCATTTTCTTATAAACACTCTTGCCATATTGGCATTTGCAACCATCCTTGTCTTTGCCTCTGACCCTAGCCCTCTTCAGGACTTCTGTGTAGCACTTAATGACACCAAATCTGCTG TGTTTGTGAATGGGAAATTCTGCAAGGACCCAAAGCTTGCCAATGCAAatgatttcttcttttctgggCTTCAAATTGCAAGAAGCACACAAAATCCACTTGGTTCAACAGTGACAGCCGTGAATGTGGACCAAATAGCAGGACTGAACACTCTTGGTATATCCCTGGCTCGCATAGACTTTGCACGAAATGGCCTAAACCCTCCTCATACTCACCCTCGTGCCACCGAAATCCTTTTAGTCTTGGAAGGAACACTCTATGTTGGTTTCGTCACATCGAATGCCGATAATAATCGCCTATTCACTAAAGTGTTGAACAAGGGAGATGTGTTTGTGTTCCCAATTGGCCTCATTCACTTCCAACTCAATGTGGGAGAAGGTGACGCTGTAGCCCAAGCTGCCCTCAGCAGTCAGAACCCAGGAGTGATAACCATTGCAAATGCAGTTTTTGGTTCCGACCCTCCCATCAATCCTGAGGTTCTAGCTAAGGCCTTCCAAGTGGACAACAAGGCGGTTGAGTATCTCCAGAAACAGTTCTGGTACGACAACAATAattag